A region from the Prionailurus viverrinus isolate Anna chromosome E2, UM_Priviv_1.0, whole genome shotgun sequence genome encodes:
- the LOC125152424 gene encoding zinc finger protein 773-like, with the protein MCRGGAQTHKSGAEVKRSDWRRPWYGRCVDQNGAVDQIWQEHLQALVAMPYAPGSPGSCSDLCWDQEISSRSHGVFGENWPASCERRVGFGSQKCQRKLRRGCVTFEDVAVRFSWEEWGLLDEAQRLLYRDVMLENFALMASLGLASSRSHEITQLEWWRQPSLPPRGVMTAAMPRGLRRRAEVEEAPSGQSVYVEGVFRAKLQQQKLHCGERSLRREEGEEGGKDFPVSAGFLNHQVTHSGGKPHRSTEGGEAFQPGKRHYECSECGKAFGQKYLLVQHQRLHTGEKPYECSECGKLFSHKSNLFIHQIVHTGERPYGCRECGKSFSRNADLIQHQRVHTGEKPFTCSECGKAFRHNSTLVQHHRIHTGVRPYECSQCGKFFSFNSSLMKHQRVHTGERPYKCSECGKFYSHKSSLINHWRVHTGERPYECSECGKFFSQSSSLMQHRKVHTGEKPFKCNECGRFFSENSSLVKHQRVHTGVRPYECRECGKFFRHSSSLVKHRRIHTGEMPYECSNCGKSFSQRFNLIQHQKVHSGERS; encoded by the exons ATGTGTCGAGGGGGCGCCCAGACACACAAGTCTGGAGCTGAGGTGAAGCGCTCAGATTGGAGACGCCCATGGTACGGACGGTGCGTGGATCAGAATGGAGCCGTGGATCAGATTTGGCAGGAGCATCTTCAGGCCCTGGTGGCGATGCCATATG CTCCGGGCTCCCCAGGCTCCTGTTCTGACCTTTGCTGGGACCAGGAGATTAGCTCAAGATCACATGGGGTCTTCGGGGAGAATTGGCCAGCCTCGTGTGAGAGACGGGTTGGCTTCGGCTCACAGAAGTGTCAGAGGAAACTGAGACGG ggctgtgtgacctttgagGACGTGGCTGTCCGCTTCTCCTGGGAAGAGTGGGGTCTCCTTGATGAAGCCCAGAGACTCCTGTACCGtgatgtgatgctggagaacttTGCACTGATGGCCTCTCTGG GACTTGCGTCTTCCAGGAGTCATGAAATTACCCAGTTGGAGTGGTGGAGACAGCCCTCCTTGCCTCCCCGTGGAGTCATGACTGCAGCCATGCCAAGAG GTCTGCGGCGTAGAGCAGAGGTCGAGGAAGCGCCTTCTGGGCAGAGTGTTTATGTAGAAGGAGTGTTCAGAGCAAAACTTCAACAGCAGAAGCTGCACTGTGGAGAGAGATCTTTAAGGAGAGAAGAGGGCgaggagggtgggaaggactTTCCAGTTAGTGCTGGTTTTCTTAACCATCAGGTGACCCACAGTGGAGGGAAGCCACATAGGAGCACCGAAGGTGGGGAGGCCTTCCAGCCTGGAAAAAGGCATTACgaatgcagtgaatgtgggaaagcctttggTCAGAAATACTTACTTGTTCAGCACCAGAGACTACATACTGGAGAAAAGCCTTATGAGTGCAGTGAATGCGGGAAGTTATTTAGCCATAAATCAAACCTTTTTATACACCAAAtagttcacactggagaaaggccttaCGGGTGTAGGGAGTGTGGAAAATCCTTTAGCCGCAATGCCGACCTCATTCAACACCAGAGAGTCCACACTGGAGAAAAGCCTTTTACATGCAGTGAATGTGGAAAAGCTTTCAGGCATAATTCCACGCTGGTTCAGCATCACAGGATCCACACTGGAGTGAGGCCTTATGAGTGCAGCCAATGCGGGAAATTCTTTAGCTTTAACTCAAGCCTCATGAAACACcagagagttcacactggagaaagacCTTATaagtgcagtgaatgtgggaaattcTATAGCCACAAGTCAAGCCTTATTAATCACTGGAGggttcacactggagaaaggccttaCGAGTGCAGCGAATGTGGGAAATTTTTTAGCCAAAGCTCTAGCCTCATGCAACATCGAAaagttcacactggagaaaagccTTTTAAGTGCAACGAATGTGGGAGATTCTTCAGTGAGAATTCCAGCCTCGTTAAACACCAGAGGGTTCACACTGGAGTGAGACCTTATGAGTGCAGGGAATGTGGGAAGTTTTTTCGCCACAGCTCCAGCCTTGTTAAACACCGGAGGATTCACACTGGAGAAATGCCTTATGAGTGCAGTAATTGTGGGAAATCCTTTAGCCAGCGTTTCAACCTCATTCAACACCAGAAAGTTCACAGTGGAGAAAGGTCTTGA
- the ZNF772 gene encoding zinc finger protein 772 isoform X3, whose protein sequence is MTLFSPCAFSGPQVRVEAAPLTDEAQVPTNSEVMMDPVQGQVNFEDVAVYFSREEWGLLDEAQRLLYRDVMLENLALTASLGSWHGTEDEETAFEQNISVGVSQVRTPKAGPSTQKAHPCETCGPLLKDILHLAEPQGTHPGQKSYTCGACGKQFWFSANLQHQKQHSGGETFRGNEGGTLLVNSCPVEPLEMPFMTGKGYKDFPTSSSIFQHRAPHSNWKPNGNAKCVEAFHSGQRHYECSECGKVFSRKDSLVQHQRVHTGERPYECSECGKTFSRKPILAQHQRIHTGEMPYECGICGKVFNHSSNLIVHQRVHTGARPYKCSECGKAYSHKSTLVQHESIHTGERPYECSECGKYFGHKYRLIKHWSVHTGARPYECIACGKFFSQSSDLIAHQRVHNGEKPYVCSDCGKAFSHKHVLVQHHRIHTGERPYKCSECGKAFRQRASLIRHWKVHTGERP, encoded by the exons ATgaccctcttctctccctgcgcCTTCTCGGGTCCGCAGGTTCGGGTGGAGGCGGCCCCACTGACGGACGAGGCGCAG GTTCCCACGAACTCAGAAGTAATGATGGACCCTGTGCAG GGGCAGGTGAACTTTGAGGACGTGGCCGTGTACTTCTCCCGGGAGGAGTGGGGGCTCCTTGATGAGGCTCAGAGGCTCCTGTACCGCgatgtgatgctggagaacttGGCACTTACGGCCTCGCTGG GTTCTTGGCATGGAACGGAGGACGAGGAGACAGCTTTTGAGCAGAACATTTCTGTGGGTGTGTCACAGGTCAGGACTCCCAAGGCAGGCCCTTCTACCCAGAAGGCCCACCCCTGTGAGACTTGTGGCCCACTCTTGAAAGACATTTTGCACTTGGCTGAGCCCCAGGGAACACACCCTGGGCAGAAATCATACACATGTGGGGCATGTGGGAAACAGTTCTGGTTCAGTGCAAACCTTCAGCACCAGAAGCAGCACAGTGGAGGGGAAACCTTCAGAGGGAACGAGGGCGGCACCTTGCTTGTAAACAGCTGCCCTGTCGAACCATTGGAGATGCCTTTTATGACCGGGAAGGGTTATAAGGACTTCCCAACTAGCTCAAGCATTTTCCAGCACCGTGCCCCTCATAGCAATTGGAAGCCAAACGGTAACGCCAAATGTGTGGAGGCCTTTCACAGTGGACAAAGGCATTACGAGTGCAGCGAATGTGGGAAGGTCTTCAGCCGCAAAGACTCACTTGTCCAGCATCAGAGAGTCcacactggagaaaggccttatgagTGCAGCGAATGTGGGAAAACCTTCAGCCGCAAACCCATACTTGCTCAGCACCagagaatccacactggagaAATGCCATATGAGTGTGGCATATGTGGGAAAGTTTTCAATCATAGCTCCAACCTTATTGTACACCAGAGAGTCCACACTGGAGCAAGGCCTTACAAATGCAGCGAGTGTGGGAAAGCCTACAGCCACAAATCCACACTTGTTCAGCATGAGAGCATAcacactggagaaaggccttacgagtgcagtgaatgtgggaaataCTTTGGTCACAAATACAGACTCATTAAACACTGGAGCGTCCATACTGGGGCAAGGCCCTATGAGTGCATTGCCTGTGGGAAGTTCTTTAGCCAGAGCTCTGACCTTATTGCGCACCAGAGAGTTCACAATGGTGAAAAGCCCTATGTGTGCAGCGACTGTGGAAAAGCCTTTAGCCACAAACATGTACTTGTTCAGCATCATagaattcacactggagaaaggccATATAAGTGCAGTGAGTGCGGGAAGGCCTTCAGGCAAAGAGCTTCCCTCATCCGACATTGGAaagttcacactggagaaaggccttaG
- the ZNF772 gene encoding zinc finger protein 772 isoform X1, which yields MTLFSPCAFSGPQVRVEAAPLTDEAQVPTNSEVMMDPVQGQVNFEDVAVYFSREEWGLLDEAQRLLYRDVMLENLALTASLGYESSMSLRVASLELGGKPWVSDWADVTPARTREAQGSWHGTEDEETAFEQNISVGVSQVRTPKAGPSTQKAHPCETCGPLLKDILHLAEPQGTHPGQKSYTCGACGKQFWFSANLQHQKQHSGGETFRGNEGGTLLVNSCPVEPLEMPFMTGKGYKDFPTSSSIFQHRAPHSNWKPNGNAKCVEAFHSGQRHYECSECGKVFSRKDSLVQHQRVHTGERPYECSECGKTFSRKPILAQHQRIHTGEMPYECGICGKVFNHSSNLIVHQRVHTGARPYKCSECGKAYSHKSTLVQHESIHTGERPYECSECGKYFGHKYRLIKHWSVHTGARPYECIACGKFFSQSSDLIAHQRVHNGEKPYVCSDCGKAFSHKHVLVQHHRIHTGERPYKCSECGKAFRQRASLIRHWKVHTGERP from the exons ATgaccctcttctctccctgcgcCTTCTCGGGTCCGCAGGTTCGGGTGGAGGCGGCCCCACTGACGGACGAGGCGCAG GTTCCCACGAACTCAGAAGTAATGATGGACCCTGTGCAG GGGCAGGTGAACTTTGAGGACGTGGCCGTGTACTTCTCCCGGGAGGAGTGGGGGCTCCTTGATGAGGCTCAGAGGCTCCTGTACCGCgatgtgatgctggagaacttGGCACTTACGGCCTCGCTGG GATATGAATCTTCCATGTCCCTTCGGGTTGCCTCACTGGAGCTGGGCGGCAAGCCCTGGGTATCTGACTGGGCAGACGTTACTCCAGCCAGGACCAGAGAGGCTCAGG GTTCTTGGCATGGAACGGAGGACGAGGAGACAGCTTTTGAGCAGAACATTTCTGTGGGTGTGTCACAGGTCAGGACTCCCAAGGCAGGCCCTTCTACCCAGAAGGCCCACCCCTGTGAGACTTGTGGCCCACTCTTGAAAGACATTTTGCACTTGGCTGAGCCCCAGGGAACACACCCTGGGCAGAAATCATACACATGTGGGGCATGTGGGAAACAGTTCTGGTTCAGTGCAAACCTTCAGCACCAGAAGCAGCACAGTGGAGGGGAAACCTTCAGAGGGAACGAGGGCGGCACCTTGCTTGTAAACAGCTGCCCTGTCGAACCATTGGAGATGCCTTTTATGACCGGGAAGGGTTATAAGGACTTCCCAACTAGCTCAAGCATTTTCCAGCACCGTGCCCCTCATAGCAATTGGAAGCCAAACGGTAACGCCAAATGTGTGGAGGCCTTTCACAGTGGACAAAGGCATTACGAGTGCAGCGAATGTGGGAAGGTCTTCAGCCGCAAAGACTCACTTGTCCAGCATCAGAGAGTCcacactggagaaaggccttatgagTGCAGCGAATGTGGGAAAACCTTCAGCCGCAAACCCATACTTGCTCAGCACCagagaatccacactggagaAATGCCATATGAGTGTGGCATATGTGGGAAAGTTTTCAATCATAGCTCCAACCTTATTGTACACCAGAGAGTCCACACTGGAGCAAGGCCTTACAAATGCAGCGAGTGTGGGAAAGCCTACAGCCACAAATCCACACTTGTTCAGCATGAGAGCATAcacactggagaaaggccttacgagtgcagtgaatgtgggaaataCTTTGGTCACAAATACAGACTCATTAAACACTGGAGCGTCCATACTGGGGCAAGGCCCTATGAGTGCATTGCCTGTGGGAAGTTCTTTAGCCAGAGCTCTGACCTTATTGCGCACCAGAGAGTTCACAATGGTGAAAAGCCCTATGTGTGCAGCGACTGTGGAAAAGCCTTTAGCCACAAACATGTACTTGTTCAGCATCATagaattcacactggagaaaggccATATAAGTGCAGTGAGTGCGGGAAGGCCTTCAGGCAAAGAGCTTCCCTCATCCGACATTGGAaagttcacactggagaaaggccttaG
- the ZNF772 gene encoding zinc finger protein 772 isoform X5, translating to MTLFSPCAFSGPQVRVEAAPLTDEAQVPTNSEVMMDPVQGQVNFEDVAVYFSREEWGLLDEAQRLLYRDVMLENLALTASLGYESSMSLRVASLELGGKPWVSDWADVTPARTREAQGSWHGTEDEETAFEQNISVGVSQATTHLAFCQCRFYFLGFYMEKYTSTEFTRELTGPGVYGKIYNYKFNFYSGYRSIEVTFLPLE from the exons ATgaccctcttctctccctgcgcCTTCTCGGGTCCGCAGGTTCGGGTGGAGGCGGCCCCACTGACGGACGAGGCGCAG GTTCCCACGAACTCAGAAGTAATGATGGACCCTGTGCAG GGGCAGGTGAACTTTGAGGACGTGGCCGTGTACTTCTCCCGGGAGGAGTGGGGGCTCCTTGATGAGGCTCAGAGGCTCCTGTACCGCgatgtgatgctggagaacttGGCACTTACGGCCTCGCTGG GATATGAATCTTCCATGTCCCTTCGGGTTGCCTCACTGGAGCTGGGCGGCAAGCCCTGGGTATCTGACTGGGCAGACGTTACTCCAGCCAGGACCAGAGAGGCTCAGG GTTCTTGGCATGGAACGGAGGACGAGGAGACAGCTTTTGAGCAGAACATTTCTGTGGGTGTGTCACAG GCAACGACCCATCTTGCTTTCTGTCAATGCAGATTTTATTTCCTAGgattttatatggaaaaatacacGTCTACAG aattcaccagaGAATTAACTGGGCCTGGAGTTTATGGGAAGATTTACAactacaaatttaatttttatagtggATATAGATCTATAGAAGTTACCTTTTTGCCCCTAGAGTGA
- the ZNF772 gene encoding zinc finger protein 772 isoform X2: MTLFSPCAFSGPQVRVEAAPLTDEAQVPTNSEVMMDPVQVNFEDVAVYFSREEWGLLDEAQRLLYRDVMLENLALTASLGYESSMSLRVASLELGGKPWVSDWADVTPARTREAQGSWHGTEDEETAFEQNISVGVSQVRTPKAGPSTQKAHPCETCGPLLKDILHLAEPQGTHPGQKSYTCGACGKQFWFSANLQHQKQHSGGETFRGNEGGTLLVNSCPVEPLEMPFMTGKGYKDFPTSSSIFQHRAPHSNWKPNGNAKCVEAFHSGQRHYECSECGKVFSRKDSLVQHQRVHTGERPYECSECGKTFSRKPILAQHQRIHTGEMPYECGICGKVFNHSSNLIVHQRVHTGARPYKCSECGKAYSHKSTLVQHESIHTGERPYECSECGKYFGHKYRLIKHWSVHTGARPYECIACGKFFSQSSDLIAHQRVHNGEKPYVCSDCGKAFSHKHVLVQHHRIHTGERPYKCSECGKAFRQRASLIRHWKVHTGERP, translated from the exons ATgaccctcttctctccctgcgcCTTCTCGGGTCCGCAGGTTCGGGTGGAGGCGGCCCCACTGACGGACGAGGCGCAG GTTCCCACGAACTCAGAAGTAATGATGGACCCTGTGCAG GTGAACTTTGAGGACGTGGCCGTGTACTTCTCCCGGGAGGAGTGGGGGCTCCTTGATGAGGCTCAGAGGCTCCTGTACCGCgatgtgatgctggagaacttGGCACTTACGGCCTCGCTGG GATATGAATCTTCCATGTCCCTTCGGGTTGCCTCACTGGAGCTGGGCGGCAAGCCCTGGGTATCTGACTGGGCAGACGTTACTCCAGCCAGGACCAGAGAGGCTCAGG GTTCTTGGCATGGAACGGAGGACGAGGAGACAGCTTTTGAGCAGAACATTTCTGTGGGTGTGTCACAGGTCAGGACTCCCAAGGCAGGCCCTTCTACCCAGAAGGCCCACCCCTGTGAGACTTGTGGCCCACTCTTGAAAGACATTTTGCACTTGGCTGAGCCCCAGGGAACACACCCTGGGCAGAAATCATACACATGTGGGGCATGTGGGAAACAGTTCTGGTTCAGTGCAAACCTTCAGCACCAGAAGCAGCACAGTGGAGGGGAAACCTTCAGAGGGAACGAGGGCGGCACCTTGCTTGTAAACAGCTGCCCTGTCGAACCATTGGAGATGCCTTTTATGACCGGGAAGGGTTATAAGGACTTCCCAACTAGCTCAAGCATTTTCCAGCACCGTGCCCCTCATAGCAATTGGAAGCCAAACGGTAACGCCAAATGTGTGGAGGCCTTTCACAGTGGACAAAGGCATTACGAGTGCAGCGAATGTGGGAAGGTCTTCAGCCGCAAAGACTCACTTGTCCAGCATCAGAGAGTCcacactggagaaaggccttatgagTGCAGCGAATGTGGGAAAACCTTCAGCCGCAAACCCATACTTGCTCAGCACCagagaatccacactggagaAATGCCATATGAGTGTGGCATATGTGGGAAAGTTTTCAATCATAGCTCCAACCTTATTGTACACCAGAGAGTCCACACTGGAGCAAGGCCTTACAAATGCAGCGAGTGTGGGAAAGCCTACAGCCACAAATCCACACTTGTTCAGCATGAGAGCATAcacactggagaaaggccttacgagtgcagtgaatgtgggaaataCTTTGGTCACAAATACAGACTCATTAAACACTGGAGCGTCCATACTGGGGCAAGGCCCTATGAGTGCATTGCCTGTGGGAAGTTCTTTAGCCAGAGCTCTGACCTTATTGCGCACCAGAGAGTTCACAATGGTGAAAAGCCCTATGTGTGCAGCGACTGTGGAAAAGCCTTTAGCCACAAACATGTACTTGTTCAGCATCATagaattcacactggagaaaggccATATAAGTGCAGTGAGTGCGGGAAGGCCTTCAGGCAAAGAGCTTCCCTCATCCGACATTGGAaagttcacactggagaaaggccttaG
- the ZNF772 gene encoding zinc finger protein 772 isoform X4 has translation MSLRVASLELGGKPWVSDWADVTPARTREAQGSWHGTEDEETAFEQNISVGVSQVRTPKAGPSTQKAHPCETCGPLLKDILHLAEPQGTHPGQKSYTCGACGKQFWFSANLQHQKQHSGGETFRGNEGGTLLVNSCPVEPLEMPFMTGKGYKDFPTSSSIFQHRAPHSNWKPNGNAKCVEAFHSGQRHYECSECGKVFSRKDSLVQHQRVHTGERPYECSECGKTFSRKPILAQHQRIHTGEMPYECGICGKVFNHSSNLIVHQRVHTGARPYKCSECGKAYSHKSTLVQHESIHTGERPYECSECGKYFGHKYRLIKHWSVHTGARPYECIACGKFFSQSSDLIAHQRVHNGEKPYVCSDCGKAFSHKHVLVQHHRIHTGERPYKCSECGKAFRQRASLIRHWKVHTGERP, from the exons ATGTCCCTTCGGGTTGCCTCACTGGAGCTGGGCGGCAAGCCCTGGGTATCTGACTGGGCAGACGTTACTCCAGCCAGGACCAGAGAGGCTCAGG GTTCTTGGCATGGAACGGAGGACGAGGAGACAGCTTTTGAGCAGAACATTTCTGTGGGTGTGTCACAGGTCAGGACTCCCAAGGCAGGCCCTTCTACCCAGAAGGCCCACCCCTGTGAGACTTGTGGCCCACTCTTGAAAGACATTTTGCACTTGGCTGAGCCCCAGGGAACACACCCTGGGCAGAAATCATACACATGTGGGGCATGTGGGAAACAGTTCTGGTTCAGTGCAAACCTTCAGCACCAGAAGCAGCACAGTGGAGGGGAAACCTTCAGAGGGAACGAGGGCGGCACCTTGCTTGTAAACAGCTGCCCTGTCGAACCATTGGAGATGCCTTTTATGACCGGGAAGGGTTATAAGGACTTCCCAACTAGCTCAAGCATTTTCCAGCACCGTGCCCCTCATAGCAATTGGAAGCCAAACGGTAACGCCAAATGTGTGGAGGCCTTTCACAGTGGACAAAGGCATTACGAGTGCAGCGAATGTGGGAAGGTCTTCAGCCGCAAAGACTCACTTGTCCAGCATCAGAGAGTCcacactggagaaaggccttatgagTGCAGCGAATGTGGGAAAACCTTCAGCCGCAAACCCATACTTGCTCAGCACCagagaatccacactggagaAATGCCATATGAGTGTGGCATATGTGGGAAAGTTTTCAATCATAGCTCCAACCTTATTGTACACCAGAGAGTCCACACTGGAGCAAGGCCTTACAAATGCAGCGAGTGTGGGAAAGCCTACAGCCACAAATCCACACTTGTTCAGCATGAGAGCATAcacactggagaaaggccttacgagtgcagtgaatgtgggaaataCTTTGGTCACAAATACAGACTCATTAAACACTGGAGCGTCCATACTGGGGCAAGGCCCTATGAGTGCATTGCCTGTGGGAAGTTCTTTAGCCAGAGCTCTGACCTTATTGCGCACCAGAGAGTTCACAATGGTGAAAAGCCCTATGTGTGCAGCGACTGTGGAAAAGCCTTTAGCCACAAACATGTACTTGTTCAGCATCATagaattcacactggagaaaggccATATAAGTGCAGTGAGTGCGGGAAGGCCTTCAGGCAAAGAGCTTCCCTCATCCGACATTGGAaagttcacactggagaaaggccttaG